Proteins encoded together in one Ipomoea triloba cultivar NCNSP0323 chromosome 4, ASM357664v1 window:
- the LOC116016062 gene encoding uncharacterized protein LOC116016062 — translation MGNSRLVSNRLVFEELSYDCDVLKQEAEYLSSKLTDEQRVICNTMLEDISCNLGGLFFVYSYGGNGKTFLWRALSSTLRAKRQIVLNVTSSDIASLLLLGGRTAHSRFAIPIAINEDSTLVLGGDFRQILPVVPKGTIQDIVSAAVNSSYMWNNCEVLKLTKNLRLSAAPHEVDKQKLEDFANWIADIGDGKTGGPNDGYVEVEIPKNMPLPSDGNHISTIVKNTFPMFVNGNSNHTFVEGQAILSSILDVVNQVNEYMSALHTSESRTYFSCDNVCKADADNGILGDVHTPELLNGIRVLGLPNHTLTLKIGSPVMLMRNIDHSVGLCNGTRLIITKLADRIIEAEIMTGANRGTKVLIPRMSMSPSDLRLPFKFQRKQFPLMLSYAMTINKSQGQTLSHVGLLLKNRFLYIASCTLLHLGLTIPMV, via the exons ATGGGTAACTCGAGATTGGTTAGTAACAGATTGGTTTTTGAGGAGTTATCTTATGATTGTGATGTCTTAAAACAAGAAGCGGAATATTTGTCTTCTAAACTAACTGATGAGCAAAGAGTTATATGCAATACAATGCTTGAAGACATTTCATGTAATCTAGGtggtttattttttgtttatagcTATGGTGGGAATGGAAAAACTTTCTTATGGAGAGCGTTGTCATCGACATTGCGTGCTAAAAGGCAAATTGTTTTAAATGTTACGTCAAGTGACATAGCTTCTTTATTGCTTCTAGGTGGACGAACTGCTCACTCAAGATTTGCAATACCAATTGCAATCAATGAAGACTCAACAT TGGTACTAGGTGGGGATTTCAGGCAAATACTACCAGTTGTGCCTAAGGGTACAATACAAGATATTGTATCTGCAGCGGTTAATTCATCTTATATGTGGAACAATTGCGAAGTTTTAAAGCTTACAAAAAACCTGCGTCTAAGCGCTGCTCCGCATGAGGTTGATAAACAAAAGCTAGAAGATTTTGCTAATTGGATTGCTGATATCGGAGATGGAAAGACGGGTGGACCAAATGATGGATATGTAGAAGTAGAAATCCCAAAGAACATGCCTCTACCGTCTGATGGGAATCATATTTCAACAATTGTGAAAAACACATTTCCGATGTTTGTTAATGGGAATTCTAATCATACTTTTGTGGAAGGTCAGGCTATACTATCATCAATACTAGATGTGGTAAATCAagtaaatgaatatatgagtgCGTTGCATACTTCTGAGAGCAGAACATATTTTAGTTGTGACAACGTTTGCAAAGCCGATGCAGATAATGGTATACTTGGTGACGTACACACCCCAGAATTATTAAACGGGATTAGAGTGTTAGGTTTACCAAACCATACATTGACTTTGAAAATTGGGTCGCCAGTTATGTTGATGAGGAATATTGACCATAGTGTTGGTTTGTGTAATGGTACTAGACTGATAATCACCAAGTTAGCTGACCGTATTATTGAGGCCGAGATAATGACTGGTGCTAACAGAGGAACAAAAGTTTTGATTCCACGAATGTCTATGTCACCATCCGACCTAAGGTTGCCCTTCAAGTTTCAACGAAAACAATTTCCATTGATGTTATCATATGCAATGACCATTAACAAAAGTCAGGGTCAAACTCTATCACATGTAGGATTGTTACTAAAAAATCGATTTTTGTACATCGCCAGTTGTACGTTGCTGCATCTCGGATTAACAATCCCGAtggtttaa
- the LOC116016481 gene encoding DEAD-box ATP-dependent RNA helicase FANCM — translation MASSSAPFQIIDDDDDFDWEAAVREIDVACEATAAAAAVNVPFSSSSSAGASTSNYAPIKQTHQKLNGAPARQSTLDKFMGFSSKVKNAEPAPHNSNGFGDINENDFDNDESDDKGCCVPIDIEAAKTWIYPANLPCRDYQFSITRTALFSNTLVALPTGLGKTFIAAVVMYNYFRWFPEGKIVFAAPSRPLVMQQIEACHNIVDIPQEYTIDLTGQTNPTRRASLWKEKRVFFVTPQVLEKDILSGTCMVKHLVCLVIDEAHRATGNYSYCVVVRELMAVPIQLRILALSATPGSKQQAVQNIIDNLQISTLEYRNEGDPDVLPYVHDRKIQLIKVPMGKDAVEINNLLSDVIRPFAARLSALGVLQNRDYLAFSPCDILNSRDKFHRDPPRDLPHTKYGEIEGYFAVLLTLYHTRKLLSSHGIKYAFEMANDKLQQGASGRLLSRNETLLKAKLLMQKTVDHGAPSPKLSKMLEILSDHFKMNDPNNSRVIIFSNYRGSVRDILDELANIGPSVKATEFIGQSSGKASKGQSQKVQQAVLEKFRAGVYNVIVATSIAEEGLDIMEVDLVICFDSNVSPLRMTQRMGRTGRKHDGRVVVLAFEGSELKGYLRKQANSKNLKKIMWNGGMNSFNFHPSPRMIPHVIRPEVQHVKLLIETFVPRGKKAKGAHPVQIPTLENKLSDNEIDLLAKYFNSSGESLSKPSLIAYRHFQAFPSRVHRVSHSFRTEMLIDAMQHLEGLAFSSYAKASSEVETPGNLCMRVEAAETYENGEEDLETFGCSSEEDCERELSENDKDPAKTTVEVINSVKEFTGKNSHTHLSLFDSELVTVDDLGNVLVSPVPRLSSKEAPESKCVGVDLMAMMKLPKEDVCDLMDSDDLIHEKTMKFKGVFDDLGERVEENVQASRFCNMDEWQEEVFQSDRVLQTPVCKVKSKDSRTAEDPEAILDNTDIKKLSNDSEDVAALSPRLTNFILSGVVPESPLNSPDREKDEGQKLNSDDLMGSLQKSNQAVHYSTTIGENVLRSQINETFTPLQRRDKNGEREASRDSRSSLPNFYGNQSPFEKLSSPSCSKDWYLESQHKSERVGQKQFRRLRKLGDVCRKTSLECNEQTTISPKRLAGSCFTSNQTVNKKRRGEMKQVKDARAFIEVEAEVSSDGLVSDDEEEEDCNSYDDSFIDDRINLTAADTQADSSRMDMMAIYRRSLLTQSPMAQLPKASTHQTPDSMAPRSITNVTMSSSGTEYHPTPQAGLESSTRRSEATPCATTCPLEEKESKIENRKRKASSCETSPLPARNLENDFLLQPETGGGRSSPLPVQERKNEDMVLFDDDDDEFFRGIDLDAVEEEAARILRHKSQNQATSIPIPRNIDLFSDAPSFDLGI, via the exons ATGGCTTCATCATCAGCTCCTTTCCAGATAATTGACGACGATGAT gATTTTGACTGGGAAGCAGCTGTGAGGGAGATCGACGTGGCTTGTGAGGCCACAGCCGCTGCCGCTGCCGTGAATGTgcctttctcttcttcttcttctgccgGTGCTTCAACTTCGAATTATGCCCCAATCAAGCAAACGCATCAAAAGCTCAATGGTGCTCCTGCTAGGCAGTCTACGCTGGATAAATTTATGGGCTTTTCGTCAAAAGTGAAGAACGCGGAACCCGCACCCCACAATTCGAACGGCTTTGGAGATATAAATGAGAATGATTTTGATAATGATGAGAGTGATGACAAAGGTTGCTGCGTTCCAATTGATATTGAGGCTGCAAAAACTTGGATTTATCCAG CGAATCTTCCTTGTCGGGATTATCAATTCTCAATCACAAGGACTGCACTGttttccaatactttagtggcATTACCTACCGGGCTTGGAAAAACCTTCATTGCTGCTGTTGTAATGTATAATTATTTCAGGTGGTTTCCAGAAG GAAAAATTGTTTTTGCAGCTCCTTCTCGGCCCCTTGTTATGCAACAGATTGAGGCATGCCATAACATTGTAGACATACCACAG GAATATACAATTGATCTGACCGGTCAAACAAATCCTACTAGAAGAGCAAGCTTGTGGAAAGAAAAACGAGTTTTCTTTGTTACTCCACAAGTGCTGGAGAAGGACATCCTTTCTG GTACATGTATGGTGAAACATCTTGTTTGCTTGGTGATTGATGAAGCTCATCGTGCTACTGGAAATTACTCTTATTGTGTAGTGGTTCGCGAG TTGATGGCTGTTCCTATACAACTCAGAATACTGGCATTAAGTGCAACACCTGGAT CTAAACAACAGGCAGTTCAGaatattattgataatttaCAAATATCCACACTAGAATACCGAAATGAAGGTGATCCTGATGTGCTCCCTTATGTGCATGACCGAAAGATACAACTCATAAAG GTTCCCATGGGAAAAGATGCTGTTGAAATTAATAATCTGCTTTCGGATGTAATACGCCCATTTGCTGCTCGGCTTTCTGCATTAGGAGTACTTCAGAATAGAGATTATCTGGCA TTCAGCCCATGTGATATACTTAATTCACGGGACAAGTTTCATAGAGATCCCCCCAGAGACCTGCCGCATACGAAGTATGGTGAAATTGAAGGATACTTTGCAGTTCTGTTGACACTTTATCATACACGAAAGTTACTCTCGAGCCATGGAATAAAATATGCATTTGAGATGGCTAATGACAAGCTGCAACAGGG GGCATCTGGTAGGCTATTGAGTAGAAATGAAACTCTTTTGAAAGCAAAACTTCTAATGCAGAAAACTGTAGATCATGGGGCTCCTAGTCCCAAACTATCAAAAATGCTGGAAATACTAAGTGATCACTTTA AAATGAATGATCCTAACAACTCAAGGGTtatcattttctcaaattatAGAGGAAGCGTCAG GGACATATTGGATGAATTAGCAAACATAGGACCATCTGTTAAAGCAACTGAGTTCATTGGCCAAAGCTCAG GCAAAGCATCAAAGGGACAGTCACAAAAAGTACAACAGGCTGTTCTTGAG AAATTTCGAGCTGGCGTGTACAATGTCATTGTTGCAACCTCAATTGCAGAAGAAGGTCTGGATATAATGGAAGTTGATCTGGTCATATGTTTTGATTCTAATGTCTCCCCTTTGAGAATGACTCAGCGCATGGGGAGGACAGGAAGGAAACATGACGGACGAGTTG TAGTTTTAGCTTTTGAAGGATCAGAATTAAAAGGTTATCTGCGAAAACAAGCGAACAGCAAGAATTTGAAAAAGATCATGTGGAATGGAGGAATGAATAGCTTTAATTTTCATCCCAGTCCAAGGATG ATTCCACATGTTATCAGACCAGAAGTTCAGCATGTTAAGCTTTTGATTGAAACATTTGTTCCTCGTGGCAAGAAAGCAAAAGGCGCTCACCCTGTTCAAATTCCTACACTGGAAAACAAACTCAGTGACAATGAAATAGACTTGCTCGCAAAATATTTCAACTCAAGTGGAGAGAGTTTGTCGAAGCCATCATTAATTGCATACCGTCATTTCCAGGCCTTTCCATCTAGAGTGCACAGAGTATCACATTCATTTAGAACAGAGATGCTAATAGATGCAATGCAGCATTTGGAAGGGTTAGCATTTTCCAGTTATGCCAAAGCTTCAAGTGAG GTTGAAACGCCTGGAAATCTGTGCATGAGAGTTGAAGCTGCAGAAACATatgaaaatggtgaagaag ATTTGGAGACATTTGGCTGCTCATCAGAAGAGGATTGCGAGAGAGAATTATCAGAGAATGATAAAGATCCAGCGAAAACAACAGTTGAAGTGATAAATTCTGTGAAGGAATTTACAGGGAAGAATTCCCACACCCATCTCTCTCTATTTGACTCAGAGCTTGTGACTGTTGATGATCTAGGAAATGTCCTAGTCTCACCAGTTCCACGACTTTCTTCCAAAGAAGCTCCGGAGTCTAAATGTGTGGGTGTTGACTTGATGGCTATGATGAAGCTTCCAAAGGAAGATGTTTGTGACCTTATGGATTCAGATGATCTTATCCATGAAAAGACTATGAAATTTAAAGGAGTGTTTGATGATCTTGGGGAGAGAGTGGAAGAGAATGTTCAGGCATCCAGATTCTGCAATATGGATGAATGGCAAGAAGAAGTGTTTCAGTCAGACAGAGTTCTTCAAACTCCAGTTTGCAAGGTAAAATCAAAAGATAGTAGAACTGCGGAGGATCCTGAAGCAATACTAGATAATACAGATATTAAAAAATTGAGCAATGACTCTGAAGATGTGGCAGCACTTAGTCCACGACTAACTAACTTTATCTTGAGTGGCGTTGTTCCGGAATCTCCCTTAAACAGTCCAG ATAGAGAAAAAGACGAAGGACAGAAGCTGAATTCAGACGACTTAATGGGATCCTTGCAAAAGAGTAATCAGGCTGTCCATTACAGTACTACCATTGGGGAAAATGTTCTGCGTTCACAAATCAATGAAACATTCACTCCTTTACAAAGAAGGGATAAAAATGGAGAAAGGGAGGCATCAAGAGATTCAAGGTCTTCCCTTCCAAATTTTTATGGTAATCAAAGTCCTTTTGAAAAACTGTCGAGCCCAAGCTGTAGCAAAGACTGGTATCTGGAATCTCAACACAAGTCAGAAAGAGTTGGACAAAAGCAATTTAGAAGATTGCGCAAGCTAGGTGATGTTTGCAGAAAAACCTCTCTAGAATGCAACGAGCAAACCACTATTTCTCCAAAAAGACTGGCAGGCTCTTGTTTTACCAGCAACCAAACTGTAAATAAGAAACGCAGAG GTGAGATGAAGCAAGTAAAAGATGCTAGGGCATTCATTGAAGTGGAAGCCGA GGTGTCTTCAGATGGCTTGGTATCTGAtgatgaggaagaagaggaCTGTAATTCATATGATGATAGTTTCATTGATGACAGGATAAATCTTACTGCAGCAGACACTCAAGCTGACTCCAGTAGAATGGACATGATGGCAATTTACAG ACGATCTTTACTTACTCAATCACCAATGGCGCAATTGCCAAAAGCTTCCACTCATCAAACTCCAGATTCTATGGCTCCAAGAAGCATAACAAATGTAACTATGAGCTCTTCAGGAACAGAATATCACCCAACACCCCAGGCTGGCTTAGAGTCTTCAACTAGACGTTCAGAAGCAACGCCATGTGCAACCACATGTCCTTTAGAAGAGAAAGAGAGCAAGATCGAAAACAGAAAACGAAAAGCTAGCTCTTGCGAGACTAGCCCTCTACCTGCACGGAATTTGGAGAATGATTTCTTGCTTCAGCCAGAAACCGGAGGAGGCAGAAGCTCACCCCTTCCAGTTCAAGAGCGTAAGAACGAAGATATGGTtttatttgatgatgatgatgatgaattttttcGAGGTATTGATCTTGATGCAGTGGAAGAAGAAGCTGCAAGAATACTTAGGCATAAATCACAAAACCAAGCCACTTCAATACCAATTCCTCGAAATATTGATCTTTTCAGTGATGCTCCTTCATTTGATCTTGGAATTTAG